The DNA segment CAGGTACAGCGAGTAGCTGCGCTCGGAAAGTTCCGTCCAGAACCGGCGCTGCTTGAGCTTTGGCTCGGCGAACATCCCCATGAGGAAGCACACGGTCGCGAACGCGAGCGCGAGATTGTAGGAAGTGTCGATCCTTCCGACGTCGATGATGTCGGACAGCACGTAGAGCATCCAGGCGAGCGCGCCGAAGACACCACCGACCCACAGCGGGATCCGCTTCGTCGTCACCGCCCACACGATCTGCCCGATGATCATGATCGGCAGGTACGAGACGTTCACCGCGAACAACGACCACGTCTCGTTGAGCGCGCTGCGGCTCATCAGGACGACGAAGACGAACGTCAGCTCGATGGCGATCGCCAGCCACACCGACCTGCGCAATACGGGAAGCAGCACGAAAAGCAGCAGGTAGAACAGCACCTCGATGATCATCGTCCAGGCCACCGGCATCAGAACGACCTGCGGATAGATCAGGTAGTTCGACAGAGTCCAGTTGCTGAGGAACGTGCCGACCGAGAGATCCTGTGACTGATAGGTCGACTGCGGTTCGAGCCCGGCCCACAACGCGAGGCACGTGAGTGCGAGCACAAAACCGAGCGGCAGGTAGATCCGGATGATGCGGTTGACCCCGAACCGGAAGTGTCCCTGCCGCATGGCCAGCGGTGTCACGACGAAACCGCTCACGAGGAAGAAGAAGGGCACCGAGAGTTGACCGATACCCTGTTTTGCCATGTGCATCGGATCGCTGGTGAAGGTCTCGATGAAGGTGATGAAGGATGCGTCCTCACCCTTCTCCCTCACCCACGGGCCGGGGATATGCGTATAGAAGACCAGCAGCGCGGCCAGCGATCTGCCGATGTCGATGAACGCGATGCGGGTCTTCTCCGGGGTAGCCGCAGGCTGCTCAGCCAGCGTGACCACCCCCTGACAATTACCCGCGACTACGTCTCGCCGGCGCCGCCGAACCCGCTGGAAGAGTAACGCCGAAAAGGATGATGGCGAATCACTACCCGAGAATCCCCACAGTGACCGCGACACTTCAGCAGCTCGGCGAGCGAGCCCGCGGCCCGATCGGAAGCGCTCTACCAGCACTGACGCTCTACTACGCCGCGCAGGCGATTTCGGTGCTGTTACTCACCGTCATGAGTGCCCAGGCAGGCATGCCGATCGGCCAGGTGCTCGGCAGCTTCGACGGCAACTGGTTCATGGAGATCGCGGAGCACGGCTACCGCCAGGACGTCGTGATCGACGCGAACGGCAAACCCTCCGAGGTCAGCCTCGCGTTCTTCCCGCTGTACCCGGGCGTCGTCGGGGCCTTCACGGCCATCGGCATCCCCGTGCTCACGTCGGGGATCATCGTGAGCCTCGTCGCGGGAGGCGTCGCGGCATGGGGACTTTCCGTGCTGGGCACCGAGATCGCCGACCGGCGCACCGGCACCATGCTCGTCGCGGTGTGGGCCATCGCACCCGGCTCCGTCGTGCTGCACATGGTCTACTCGGAAGCCCTTTTCTGCGCGCTCGCGGTGTGGACGCTGGTCGCGCTGCACAGAAGGCAATGGCTGACGGCGGGATCGCTCGCGCTGCTCGCCGGACTCACCAGGAGCACAGCCGCCGCCCTCATCGCGGCCGTCGGTGTCGCCGCGCTCATCGCCATCGTGCGCAGAAGGGACGGCTGGCGCCCCTACGCCGCGGCACTCATCGCCCCGCTCGGACTGCTCGGCTACCTGCTCTACGTCGCCGCGAGGTCCGGCAGGCTCGACGGCTGGTTCTGGCTGCAGGCCGAGGTCTGGTACCTGGGCTTCGACGGGGGAGCCTTCACCTGGGAACAACTCGGCAACGCGCTCACCGGGGAAGTACCGGGCTGGGCGGTACTCGTCGCGCTCATCGTGCTCGGCACGATCGTGCTGCTCGCGTGGTCCTACACGGTGCCGCTACCACCGGCCGTCCACGTGTACGCGACGCTCATGGTGGTCTCCGCTCTCGGTACCAGCCAGTTCTGGCAGAGCAGGCCGCGTTTTCTGCTGCCTGCCTTCACGATCGTCGTCCCCATCGCGATACTGCTCGCGAAGCTGCCGAACCGGGTGCTCGGCATCCTGCTCCCGGTCGGGCTCCTCGCCTCTGCCTGGTTCGGCGGCTACCTGCTCACGGTTGGCGGGATGAACCCGTGACCGGTTCCGGCCGCAGCCACAAGGTGACGAAACCGCGCTTGTCGGCGGCGGCGGTCGCGATCAGCGCCTCGTCGGGCTCTTCATCGGCGATGCCTCCGCCTTCCAGCACGACGACTGGCCGGTAGCCCCACTTGCGGTAGACCATCAGCACAGCGGCCGGATCGTCACCAAGCTCCTCGATCGCGCCGGGGCAGAACTCGCACACCACGTCGGGACGGTCGCGCTCCAGCGTTTCCTGCAACCCGGCCAGCGCCCTGTGATCCCTGCCCTGGAGGTCGGTCTTCACGAGGCTCACCGGTTGCCGCATCACGTCGTCGCTGCCGTCGAGCCGCACGGCAGGCACGAGCGGGCCCGCGCTGCCGTCGGCAGGCCGGACCCGGTGATCGCCGCTGTTGTACTCCTCCGGGTGCACAAGCACCAGGCTGCCGTCGCTGTCCCACGCGGCTGCTTCGAGCACCGTGACGAGACCCGACTGGTGCTTCGGCAGGTTCACCGCGAGATTTCGCCTCAGGAAGTCGGCGTTCTCGGGATC comes from the Prauserella marina genome and includes:
- a CDS encoding acyltransferase family protein yields the protein MVTLAEQPAATPEKTRIAFIDIGRSLAALLVFYTHIPGPWVREKGEDASFITFIETFTSDPMHMAKQGIGQLSVPFFFLVSGFVVTPLAMRQGHFRFGVNRIIRIYLPLGFVLALTCLALWAGLEPQSTYQSQDLSVGTFLSNWTLSNYLIYPQVVLMPVAWTMIIEVLFYLLLFVLLPVLRRSVWLAIAIELTFVFVVLMSRSALNETWSLFAVNVSYLPIMIIGQIVWAVTTKRIPLWVGGVFGALAWMLYVLSDIIDVGRIDTSYNLALAFATVCFLMGMFAEPKLKQRRFWTELSERSYSLYLLHALGIFVILGLLRPAVPFPVALVIMIVVTFGVVELCYRFVERPSHGLARRMSRLRKDKPSKETGKIDKANRADSSAKAITAEVTVEFPRVPAEEEPDPPPPPPPPAQPAQRAPRRPQPVQRPQPTQSGPPPRRPAPRSAPPPAQPAPPPAQPPQPAQSPRPPHQRPRPEGGRHRAPSTQQRAGTPPASGDESRPSTPPRAVPPNG